Proteins encoded by one window of Streptomyces uncialis:
- a CDS encoding RNA degradosome polyphosphate kinase — protein MSQPDAQAKVQHAQPSVGSIAAHRPHTVSAVVSDLEPDIDADLDAYEDDTEGATLPQGRFLDRERSWLAFNERVLELAEDPATPLLERANFLAIFASNLDEFFMVRVAGLKRRIATGVATRSASGLQPREVLEMIWARSRELMARHAACYQEDVAPALAEQDIHLVRWDELTDKEQARLFTLFRHQIFPVLTPLAVDPAHPFPYISGLSLNLAVVVRNPVSGHRHFARVKVPPLLSRFLEASPSRYVPIEDVIAAHLEELFPGMEVLEHHMFRLTRNEDLEVEEDDAENLLQALEKELMRRRFGPPVRLEVEESIDRYVLDLLVRELKISEAEVYPLPGPLDLTGLFGISSLDRPELKYQKFIAGTHRELAEVESASAPDIFAALRERDVLLHHPYDSFSTSVQAFLEQAAADPGVLAIKQTLYRTSGDSPIVDALIDAAESGKQVLVLVEIKARFDEQANIKWARKLEESGCHVVYGLVGLKTHCKLSLVVRQEGDTLRRYSHVGTGNYHPKTARLYEDLGLLTADSQVGADLSDLFNRLSGYSRRETYRRLLVAPKSLRDGLISRINKEVQHHKAGRPAYVRIKVNSMVDEALIDSLYRASQAGVPVDVWVRGICAVRPGVPGLSENIRVRSVLGRFLEHSRVFTFGNGGEPEVWFGSADMMHRNLDRRIEALVRVVDPAHRASLNRFLETGMSDATSSWHLGPDGEWTRHATDSDGQPLRNVQEMLIDARRRRRGKKKP, from the coding sequence ATGAGTCAGCCAGACGCCCAGGCCAAGGTCCAGCACGCGCAGCCCTCCGTGGGGTCGATCGCCGCGCACCGCCCGCACACCGTCTCGGCGGTGGTCTCCGATCTGGAACCGGACATAGACGCCGACCTCGACGCCTACGAGGACGACACCGAGGGCGCCACACTCCCCCAGGGCCGCTTCCTGGACCGGGAGCGCAGCTGGCTCGCGTTCAACGAACGGGTGCTCGAACTCGCCGAGGACCCGGCCACGCCCCTGCTGGAGCGGGCCAACTTCCTCGCGATCTTCGCCAGCAACCTGGACGAGTTCTTCATGGTCCGGGTCGCCGGACTGAAGCGGCGCATCGCCACCGGGGTCGCCACCCGGTCCGCGTCCGGACTCCAGCCCCGCGAGGTGCTGGAGATGATATGGGCGCGCTCCAGGGAGCTCATGGCCCGGCACGCCGCCTGCTACCAGGAGGACGTGGCCCCGGCCCTCGCCGAACAGGACATCCACCTGGTCCGCTGGGACGAGCTGACCGACAAGGAACAGGCCCGCCTGTTCACCCTGTTCCGGCACCAGATCTTCCCCGTGCTGACCCCGCTCGCCGTGGACCCCGCGCACCCCTTCCCGTACATCTCGGGTCTGTCGCTGAACCTCGCGGTCGTCGTCCGCAACCCGGTCAGCGGGCACCGGCACTTCGCGCGGGTCAAGGTCCCGCCGCTGCTGTCCCGGTTCCTGGAGGCGTCCCCGTCGCGGTACGTGCCCATCGAGGACGTCATCGCCGCGCATCTGGAGGAGCTGTTCCCGGGCATGGAGGTGCTGGAGCACCATATGTTCCGGCTCACCCGCAACGAGGACCTGGAGGTCGAGGAGGACGACGCGGAGAACCTTCTCCAGGCCCTGGAGAAGGAACTCATGCGCCGCCGCTTCGGTCCCCCGGTGCGGCTGGAGGTCGAGGAGTCCATCGACCGGTACGTCCTCGACCTGCTGGTGCGCGAGCTGAAGATCAGCGAGGCGGAGGTGTACCCGCTGCCCGGCCCGCTGGACCTGACCGGGCTGTTCGGGATCTCCTCGCTCGACCGCCCGGAGCTCAAGTACCAGAAGTTCATCGCGGGCACCCACCGCGAACTGGCCGAGGTCGAGTCCGCGTCCGCGCCGGACATATTCGCCGCGCTGCGGGAACGCGACGTGCTGCTGCACCACCCCTACGACAGCTTCTCCACCTCCGTCCAGGCGTTCCTGGAACAGGCCGCGGCCGACCCGGGCGTCCTCGCCATCAAGCAGACCCTGTACCGCACCTCCGGTGACTCCCCGATCGTCGACGCCCTCATAGACGCGGCCGAGTCCGGCAAACAGGTCCTCGTCCTGGTCGAGATCAAGGCCCGCTTCGACGAGCAGGCCAACATCAAGTGGGCCCGCAAGCTGGAGGAGTCCGGCTGCCATGTGGTGTACGGGCTCGTCGGGCTGAAGACCCACTGCAAGCTGTCCCTGGTGGTCCGCCAGGAGGGCGACACCCTGCGCCGCTACTCGCACGTCGGCACCGGCAACTACCACCCCAAGACCGCCCGGCTGTACGAGGACCTGGGACTGCTGACCGCCGACTCCCAGGTCGGCGCGGACCTCTCCGACCTCTTCAACCGGCTGTCCGGCTACTCCCGCCGGGAGACGTACCGCAGGCTCCTCGTCGCCCCCAAGTCGCTGCGCGACGGCCTCATCTCCCGGATCAACAAGGAGGTCCAGCACCACAAGGCCGGCCGCCCCGCCTATGTCCGCATCAAGGTCAACTCCATGGTGGACGAGGCGCTCATCGACTCCCTCTACCGCGCGTCCCAGGCGGGCGTACCGGTCGACGTGTGGGTGCGCGGCATATGCGCCGTGCGCCCCGGCGTACCGGGACTGTCGGAGAACATCCGGGTACGGTCCGTACTCGGCCGCTTCCTTGAGCACTCCCGGGTCTTCACCTTCGGCAACGGCGGTGAGCCGGAGGTGTGGTTCGGCAGCGCCGACATGATGCACCGCAACCTCGACCGCCGGATCGAAGCGCTGGTCAGGGTGGTCGACCCGGCCCACCGGGCGTCCCTGAACCGGTTCCTGGAGACCGGGATGTCCGACGCCACCAGCTCGTGGCATCTGGGCCCGGACGGTGAATGGACCCGGCACGCCACCGACTCGGACGGCCAGCCCCTGCGCAACGTACAGGAGATGCTCATTGACGCCCGGAGGCGCCGGCGTGGCAAGAAGAAACCATGA
- a CDS encoding TOBE domain-containing protein produces MPSYTIGQAARLLGVSADTARRWADAGRIATHRDEGGRRLVDGVDLAAFSVELAQGEGENDVSYTSARNAFPGIVTAVKLGDVAAQVEIQAGPHRLVSLLTREAVEELGLDVGVQATARVKSTNVHIDRS; encoded by the coding sequence ATGCCGTCGTACACCATCGGACAGGCCGCCCGTCTCCTCGGCGTCAGCGCGGACACCGCGCGCCGCTGGGCCGACGCCGGGCGGATCGCCACGCACCGCGACGAGGGCGGGCGCCGACTCGTCGACGGCGTGGACCTCGCCGCGTTCTCCGTCGAACTCGCCCAGGGCGAGGGCGAGAACGACGTCTCCTACACCTCCGCGCGCAACGCGTTCCCCGGCATCGTCACCGCCGTGAAGCTCGGCGACGTGGCCGCGCAGGTGGAGATCCAGGCCGGACCGCACCGGCTGGTCTCCCTGCTCACCCGGGAGGCCGTGGAGGAACTCGGCCTGGATGTGGGTGTGCAGGCCACCGCCCGGGTCAAGTCCACCAATGTGCACATCGACCGGAGCTGA
- a CDS encoding S1C family serine protease, translated as MTESPRRDGGHPERDDIQRDDLPRDDFSRDDFPRYAAPAGHAPTEDTPVSGTPADGVAAGGVPAGEFAAGGTPAGGVMAGEFADPGGQPPAAHTPGAHHPPPPYAPPAHPAPPVIPPTAHRRRTRRPVALLAAVAIVAAAVGGGTAYGIQELTTEASASAPAAVSPVSAGNRGTVAGVAEAVTPSTVEIKAATGAGASTGSGVILTSDGEVVTNSHVLGGADTVQVTTSDRKKYTADVIGTDSKKDLALIKLRDASGLKAATLGDSERVRVGQEVVAIGSPGGLTGTVTSGIVSALDRDVTVAAEQDQQGQQGRQGQQGQPGDWPFEFGGREFNGDTGPSTTTYQAIQTDASLNPGNSGGALIDMNGAVIGINSAMYSASSAEAGSVGLGFAIPVNTLKADLSALRAGADG; from the coding sequence ATGACGGAGAGCCCCCGCCGCGACGGCGGTCACCCCGAGCGCGACGACATCCAGCGGGACGATCTCCCGCGCGACGACTTCTCCCGCGACGACTTCCCCCGGTACGCCGCACCGGCGGGCCACGCCCCGACCGAAGACACCCCGGTGAGCGGCACCCCAGCAGACGGGGTCGCGGCGGGCGGGGTCCCGGCGGGCGAGTTCGCGGCAGGCGGCACCCCAGCAGGCGGGGTCATGGCGGGCGAGTTCGCGGACCCGGGCGGGCAGCCCCCGGCGGCGCACACGCCGGGCGCGCACCACCCGCCGCCCCCGTACGCGCCGCCCGCGCATCCCGCGCCCCCCGTGATCCCTCCGACGGCACACCGCAGGCGCACCAGGCGCCCCGTCGCGCTGCTGGCGGCGGTGGCGATCGTCGCCGCCGCCGTGGGCGGCGGCACCGCGTACGGCATCCAGGAACTGACGACGGAGGCGTCCGCGAGCGCGCCCGCCGCGGTGAGCCCGGTGTCGGCGGGCAACCGGGGCACGGTCGCCGGGGTCGCCGAGGCGGTCACCCCCAGCACCGTCGAGATCAAGGCGGCGACCGGCGCGGGCGCCTCCACCGGCTCGGGGGTGATCCTCACGTCCGACGGCGAGGTCGTCACCAACAGCCATGTGCTCGGCGGCGCGGACACGGTCCAGGTCACGACCAGCGACCGCAAGAAGTACACCGCCGATGTGATCGGCACCGACAGCAAGAAGGACCTCGCGCTGATCAAGCTGCGCGACGCGTCCGGGCTGAAGGCGGCGACGCTCGGCGACTCGGAGCGGGTCCGGGTCGGCCAGGAGGTCGTCGCGATCGGCTCGCCCGGCGGGCTGACCGGCACGGTGACCAGCGGGATCGTCTCCGCGCTCGACCGCGACGTCACGGTCGCCGCCGAACAGGACCAGCAGGGACAGCAGGGCCGCCAGGGCCAGCAGGGGCAGCCCGGTGACTGGCCCTTCGAGTTCGGGGGCCGTGAGTTCAACGGCGACACCGGCCCGTCCACCACCACGTACCAGGCGATCCAGACCGACGCCTCGCTGAACCCGGGCAACTCCGGCGGCGCGCTCATCGATATGAACGGCGCCGTCATCGGCATCAACTCGGCCATGTACAGCGCGAGTTCCGCCGAGGCGGGCAGTGTGGGCCTCGGCTTCGCCATCCCGGTGAACACCCTGAAGGCGGACCTTTCCGCGCTGCGCGCCGGGGCGGACGGCTGA
- a CDS encoding sensor histidine kinase has product MTAPGPAARGGPLGRLRALPLRSRLALLVAVVVAVAVAAVATASWFVVRGALVDSLDESLSANRLTSNQVVALLNENRECAPRIPAKDNVWFGVTVQLIEPTGQSCVIIGNAPIALSGTDKAVADGTLHSVFHDARSVDGKEFRVLTYRVDNLPWAVSVARPFSDVNNTLTDLTVLLVLAAGLGAVGAGAAGAWVARTGLRPVDQLTRAVEHVALTEDLSVRIPVGGDDEIARLSRSFNAMTAALASSRDLQQQLIADAGHELRTPLTSLRTNVELLVRSEETGRALPADDRAALLSSVTAQMTELAALIGDLQELSRPDSGSRVLVLPLHELTEAALRRARLRGPELTFRTDLTPWYVRGEAPALERALVNILDNAVKFSPPGERVEVSLRGGELTVRDHGPGIPSEELPHVFDRFWRSPSARSLPGSGLGLAIVARTVQQSGGTVALRAAPGGGTSVTVRLPGAPTPPPAPPSDPDP; this is encoded by the coding sequence GTGACCGCTCCCGGCCCGGCGGCCCGCGGCGGGCCCCTGGGCCGGCTGCGGGCCCTGCCGCTGCGCTCCCGGCTCGCGCTGCTGGTGGCCGTGGTGGTGGCGGTCGCGGTCGCGGCGGTCGCCACGGCGAGCTGGTTCGTGGTGCGGGGCGCGCTCGTGGACTCCCTGGACGAGTCGCTGAGCGCGAACCGGCTCACCTCCAACCAGGTCGTGGCGCTCCTCAACGAGAACCGGGAATGCGCACCGCGCATCCCCGCCAAGGACAATGTGTGGTTCGGCGTGACCGTACAGCTCATCGAACCCACCGGGCAGAGCTGCGTGATCATCGGCAACGCCCCGATCGCGCTGAGCGGCACCGACAAGGCGGTCGCCGACGGCACCCTGCACAGCGTGTTCCACGACGCGCGGTCCGTGGACGGCAAGGAGTTCCGGGTCCTGACCTACCGGGTCGACAATCTGCCCTGGGCGGTCTCGGTGGCGCGCCCGTTCAGCGACGTCAACAACACGCTCACGGATCTGACCGTGCTGCTGGTCCTCGCGGCCGGTCTCGGCGCGGTCGGCGCGGGGGCGGCGGGCGCGTGGGTCGCCCGTACCGGGCTGCGGCCCGTCGACCAGCTCACCCGGGCGGTGGAGCACGTGGCCCTCACCGAGGACCTGTCGGTGCGTATCCCGGTCGGCGGGGACGACGAGATCGCCCGGCTCTCCCGCTCGTTCAACGCGATGACGGCGGCCCTCGCCTCCTCCCGGGACCTCCAGCAGCAGCTCATCGCCGACGCGGGGCACGAGCTGCGCACCCCGCTGACCTCGCTGCGCACCAATGTCGAGCTGCTCGTCCGCAGCGAGGAGACCGGGCGGGCGCTGCCCGCCGACGACCGGGCGGCACTGCTCAGTTCCGTCACCGCGCAGATGACGGAGCTCGCCGCGCTCATCGGTGACCTCCAGGAGCTGTCCCGTCCCGACAGCGGCAGCCGGGTCCTGGTGCTGCCGCTGCACGAGCTGACCGAGGCGGCGCTGCGGCGGGCGCGGCTGCGGGGCCCCGAGCTGACGTTCCGCACGGACCTCACCCCCTGGTACGTACGGGGGGAGGCGCCCGCGCTGGAACGGGCGCTCGTCAACATCCTCGACAACGCGGTGAAGTTCAGCCCGCCCGGTGAGCGGGTCGAGGTGTCGCTGCGGGGCGGTGAGCTGACCGTCCGGGACCATGGGCCCGGTATCCCGTCCGAGGAACTCCCGCATGTCTTCGACCGGTTCTGGCGGTCGCCCTCCGCGCGGAGTCTGCCCGGGTCGGGGCTGGGGCTGGCGATCGTGGCCCGTACGGTGCAGCAGTCCGGCGGTACGGTTGCGCTGCGCGCGGCCCCAGGTGGCGGTACGTCCGTAACGGTACGCCTCCCCGGCGCCCCGACCCCACCCCCGGCCCCCCCGTCCGACCCCGACCCCTGA
- the modA gene encoding molybdate ABC transporter substrate-binding protein, whose protein sequence is MSRSPARTAATALAATALLIPLLAACGDDEEKKDSGAQDSAKLTVLAAASLTDVFGTVKGAYEDAHPGTTLTFSFAGSQELAAQVRQGAPADAIVTADTRTMDGLKADTGTPSVIARNRLVIATREGNPDKVDGLKDLADPKLKVVLAAPEVPVGRYSRQVLDAQKIDVEPVSEEPNVRAVLSKVELGEADAGIVYKTDAATATDKVDAITVPDDQNAIAQYPAAVIKGGKNVAAAQTFVEWLSTPAAQKILQDAGFQKP, encoded by the coding sequence ATGTCCCGCTCCCCGGCCCGCACAGCCGCCACCGCCCTCGCCGCCACCGCGCTCCTCATACCGCTGCTCGCCGCCTGCGGCGACGACGAGGAGAAGAAGGACTCCGGCGCCCAGGACTCCGCGAAGCTCACGGTCCTCGCCGCCGCGTCCCTCACCGATGTCTTCGGCACGGTGAAGGGCGCGTACGAGGACGCCCACCCGGGCACCACCCTCACGTTCTCCTTCGCGGGCTCCCAGGAACTGGCCGCCCAGGTCCGCCAGGGCGCCCCCGCCGACGCGATCGTCACCGCCGACACCAGGACCATGGACGGGCTGAAGGCCGACACGGGCACCCCGTCGGTCATCGCCAGGAACCGGCTCGTCATCGCCACCCGCGAGGGCAACCCCGACAAGGTCGACGGACTGAAGGACCTCGCCGACCCGAAGCTGAAGGTCGTGCTCGCCGCGCCCGAGGTCCCCGTCGGCCGCTACAGCCGCCAGGTGCTCGACGCGCAGAAGATCGATGTCGAGCCGGTGTCCGAGGAGCCCAACGTCCGCGCCGTCCTCAGCAAGGTCGAACTCGGCGAGGCGGACGCCGGAATCGTCTACAAGACCGACGCCGCGACCGCGACGGACAAGGTCGACGCGATCACCGTCCCCGACGACCAGAACGCCATCGCCCAGTACCCGGCGGCCGTCATCAAGGGCGGGAAGAACGTGGCGGCGGCCCAGACGTTCGTGGAATGGCTGTCCACGCCCGCCGCCCAGAAGATCCTCCAGGACGCGGGCTTCCAGAAGCCGTGA
- a CDS encoding ABC transporter ATP-binding protein has translation MTDTAIEAAGLGKRYGRTRLRTRSRAVDGGDGWALRGCGFRLPVGRVCAMVGPNGAGKSTLLALAAGLAHPTEGSLSVLGAEPGSTRPRIAYVAQEKPLYLGLTVGETLRMGAGLNPGRWNESLARRIVGDGALPTGARVGRLSGGQRTRVALALALGKRPELLLLDEPMADLDPLARHQLMGTLLAEAEEHGTTVVMSSHILGELATSCDFLLLVSDGSIRLGGGIDDLVAAHTHVTGRGTLADLDAHTVVESRASGRGVTALIRPEGPVEPGWELTEPSLEDVLLAHLRSPGAPALLTPSASPSGRDRTEVAA, from the coding sequence ATGACCGACACCGCCATCGAGGCGGCCGGCCTGGGCAAGCGCTACGGCCGCACCCGCCTGCGTACCCGCTCCCGGGCGGTCGACGGCGGGGACGGCTGGGCGCTGCGCGGCTGCGGCTTCCGGCTGCCCGTGGGCCGGGTCTGCGCCATGGTCGGCCCGAACGGCGCGGGCAAGAGCACCCTGCTCGCGCTCGCCGCCGGGCTCGCCCACCCCACCGAGGGCTCCCTGTCCGTGCTGGGCGCCGAGCCGGGGTCGACCCGCCCGCGGATCGCGTACGTCGCCCAGGAGAAGCCGCTGTACCTGGGGCTGACCGTGGGGGAGACCCTGCGCATGGGCGCCGGGCTGAACCCCGGCCGCTGGAACGAGTCCCTCGCCCGGCGGATCGTCGGGGACGGCGCCCTGCCCACCGGGGCCCGCGTCGGCAGGCTCTCCGGCGGCCAGCGCACCCGGGTCGCCCTGGCCCTCGCCCTCGGCAAGCGGCCCGAGCTGCTGCTCCTGGACGAGCCGATGGCCGACCTCGACCCGCTCGCCCGCCACCAGCTCATGGGCACCCTCCTCGCGGAGGCCGAGGAGCACGGCACCACCGTCGTGATGTCCTCGCACATCCTCGGCGAGCTGGCCACCTCCTGCGACTTCCTGCTGCTCGTCAGCGACGGCAGTATCCGGCTCGGCGGCGGCATCGACGACCTGGTCGCCGCCCACACGCATGTCACCGGACGCGGCACCCTCGCGGACCTGGACGCGCACACCGTCGTGGAGTCCCGCGCCAGCGGCCGGGGCGTCACCGCGCTGATCCGCCCCGAAGGCCCGGTCGAACCCGGCTGGGAGCTCACCGAACCGAGTCTGGAGGATGTGTTGCTCGCCCATCTGCGCTCGCCGGGCGCCCCGGCGCTGCTCACCCCGAGCGCGTCCCCGTCCGGCCGCGACCGTACGGAGGTGGCCGCGTGA
- a CDS encoding GntR family transcriptional regulator yields the protein MVEYRIDRRSGVATYLQIVQQTKQALRLGLLEPGDRLPTAREVVQVTAVNPNTVLKAYRELEREGLVEARRGLGTFVQRTLGATAADSPLRAELSAWADRARAAGLDREDAAALLTSVLDEHWNPAGPGPTASRPTDPSDEGRLLKGDTA from the coding sequence GTGGTCGAGTACCGGATCGACCGGCGCAGCGGCGTCGCCACCTACCTCCAGATCGTCCAGCAGACCAAACAGGCCCTGCGGCTCGGACTGCTCGAACCGGGCGACCGGCTGCCCACCGCCCGCGAGGTTGTCCAGGTCACGGCCGTCAACCCGAACACCGTGCTCAAGGCGTACCGGGAACTGGAGCGCGAGGGACTGGTCGAGGCCCGCCGGGGCCTCGGCACCTTCGTCCAGCGCACCCTCGGCGCCACGGCCGCCGACTCACCGCTGCGGGCCGAACTCTCCGCCTGGGCGGACCGCGCCCGCGCCGCCGGACTCGACCGCGAGGACGCCGCCGCGCTCCTCACCTCGGTCCTGGACGAGCACTGGAACCCCGCCGGCCCCGGGCCGACGGCATCACGACCGACCGATCCGTCCGACGAGGGACGGCTTCTCAAGGGGGACACCGCATGA
- a CDS encoding response regulator transcription factor: MTTAPDGDQQRILIVDDEPAVREALRRSLAFEGYATEVAVDGADALEKAAATRPDLIILDIQMPRMDGLTAARRVRASGSLVPILMLTARDTVGDRVTGLDAGADDYLVKPFELDELFARLRALLRRSSYAATAGQAEEGDILAFGDLRMDLATREVHRGARPVELTRTEFTLLEMFLAHPRQVLTREQILKAVWGFDFEPTSNSLDVYVMYLRRKTEAGGEPRLVHTVRGVGYVLRPGGPDGTP, from the coding sequence ATGACCACCGCCCCCGACGGCGACCAGCAGCGCATCCTGATCGTCGACGACGAGCCCGCGGTACGTGAGGCCCTCCGTCGCTCACTCGCCTTCGAGGGGTACGCCACCGAGGTCGCCGTCGATGGGGCGGACGCCCTGGAGAAGGCCGCGGCCACCCGCCCCGACCTGATCATCCTGGACATCCAGATGCCCCGGATGGACGGGCTGACGGCGGCCCGCCGGGTCCGCGCCTCCGGCAGCCTGGTGCCGATCCTGATGCTGACCGCCCGGGACACCGTCGGCGACCGTGTCACCGGCCTCGACGCGGGCGCCGACGACTACCTCGTCAAGCCGTTCGAACTGGACGAGCTGTTCGCGCGGCTGCGGGCCCTGCTGCGGCGCAGCTCGTACGCCGCCACCGCCGGACAGGCCGAGGAGGGCGACATCCTCGCCTTCGGGGACCTCCGGATGGACCTGGCCACCCGTGAGGTGCACCGGGGCGCGCGGCCCGTGGAGCTGACGCGCACCGAGTTCACCCTGCTGGAGATGTTCCTCGCGCACCCCCGCCAGGTCCTCACCCGCGAACAGATCCTCAAGGCGGTGTGGGGCTTCGACTTCGAACCCACCTCCAACTCCCTCGACGTGTACGTGATGTACCTGCGCCGCAAGACCGAGGCGGGCGGCGAACCGCGCCTCGTGCACACCGTGCGGGGCGTGGGCTACGTGCTGCGCCCCGGCGGACCGGACGGCACCCCGTGA
- a CDS encoding ABC transporter permease, translated as MSAPVLSPAGRAAGDGTPNGSAGEVRPAAAYRTVLRLHRRGLRFLAALVALAAAFVIGVYLWWRFASDRDECRDARGDIRIDIECFRNSYGYIEADSWYRMLGNEPRMWLLLPVVLAVLFAAGPLVARELESGTYRMAWTQSQSPASWLTARLVVGGAVAAGTAVAVTALYRLVWETHGDLMIMWDQDGVFRALGPALTAYALLAVALGALAGLLVRRVLMAMSLGLLATGAVLGATQQVRFSLWPTVSQEWQGKQGATLPNHSSDVDSGLLTASGDRKPSDFCMPSGYYQEAEYRKCLADNNVTGGWVEYHPPTHFWPLQLVETGLVLALTAVVVFAAYRVLRRVAP; from the coding sequence GTGAGCGCCCCCGTACTGAGCCCCGCCGGGCGCGCCGCCGGTGACGGGACGCCGAACGGCTCCGCAGGCGAGGTCCGCCCCGCCGCCGCGTACCGGACGGTCCTGCGGCTGCACCGGCGCGGTCTGCGGTTCCTCGCCGCGCTGGTGGCGCTCGCCGCCGCTTTCGTGATCGGTGTGTACCTGTGGTGGCGGTTCGCCTCCGACCGGGACGAATGCCGTGACGCACGTGGCGACATCCGGATCGACATCGAGTGCTTTCGGAACTCCTACGGCTACATCGAGGCCGATTCCTGGTACAGGATGCTCGGCAACGAGCCCCGTATGTGGCTGCTCCTGCCCGTGGTGCTGGCCGTGCTCTTCGCGGCCGGACCGCTCGTCGCCCGGGAGCTGGAATCCGGTACGTACCGGATGGCCTGGACCCAGTCGCAGTCACCGGCGTCCTGGCTGACCGCACGGCTCGTCGTGGGCGGCGCGGTCGCCGCCGGGACGGCCGTCGCCGTCACCGCGCTCTACCGGCTGGTCTGGGAGACGCACGGGGACCTGATGATCATGTGGGACCAGGACGGCGTGTTCCGCGCGCTGGGCCCCGCGCTCACGGCGTACGCGCTGCTCGCCGTCGCGCTCGGCGCGCTCGCCGGGCTCCTCGTCCGCCGGGTGCTGATGGCGATGTCCCTCGGGCTGCTGGCCACGGGTGCGGTGCTCGGCGCCACGCAGCAGGTGCGGTTCAGCCTCTGGCCGACCGTGTCCCAGGAGTGGCAGGGCAAGCAGGGGGCCACGCTCCCGAACCACTCCAGCGATGTGGACTCCGGGCTGCTCACCGCCTCCGGGGACCGCAAGCCGTCCGACTTCTGCATGCCGAGCGGCTACTACCAGGAGGCGGAATACCGGAAGTGCCTCGCCGACAACAACGTCACCGGGGGCTGGGTCGAGTACCACCCCCCGACCCACTTCTGGCCTCTCCAGCTGGTGGAGACCGGGTTGGTCCTGGCGCTCACCGCCGTCGTGGTGTTCGCCGCGTACCGCGTGCTGCGCCGGGTCGCCCCCTGA